A window of Sporosarcina luteola genomic DNA:
AAATATATTGGATTATATTTCACTTCATCATTCGATAGGTTTTTAACTTTTAATAAACCCTTAAATTCTAAATCTGAAACAATTTGACCAGTTTCCTCGTAAAGTTCTCTGATTGCACATTCCTTTGGTGTTTCGTTTTCTTCCCTATTCCCCGCTGGCAATTCCCATTGTTTTCTCCAAGTGTTATAGCATAAAAGAAATTTCTCATCACACTTTATTACCGCAAATGAACCAGCTAATCGATAATAATCATATATTTCATATTCTTCTACTACAAGAAAATCAAGAAAACCAAACCCATTATTCTTAGTGATTAACATATTGTTTCCACCTGTCTTTGGAAAATCAACTCTTCAATTACCCTGCCCTGTTTGTGTTGAATGCAAGTATTTCGAAATCTTCAATTTATTTTAGCGTAGATTTCAAGTCTTCCAGCTTTTAAATATCCAATTAGCAAATGTTTAACAATGAAGTTAACTAAGGCACATAAATTTATGTGATGTTGCTAATTCTAATCTTCTAGATGTTGATGCAACACAAAAACAGGGACAACAATTCATTTGCATATGAATTGCGTCCCCGAACACTGTGTTTTTTATTGTTTTTACCACATCAACCGAATCCGTTAGTATATCTCAGCTGCCTTTAAGTAAGAGTGCTTTTTCTTCTCGTACCGTAAAGCGAGATGATAAACAACACCCCGAACAGGACGGAGATGATGAGCAAATAACTGACGTCTTCGACGAATTCAAGGAAGAGCCCGCCTGCAAACGGACCAGTCAGACTCCCGATGCTGAAAAAGATGCCGCAAAGCAAATTACCGGTCGGCAATAAGTTCTTCGGAGTCAGGTCGGACATATAGGAAATGCCAAGTGAAAAGATGGACCCGACGAATAGGCCGGCGATGAAGACAGTCACCATGACGAATGGGACTGAATTCCCCATCATGCTTGCAGCCCAGAACGCGACTGCCCCGCCCCCATATGTCATCGGGAGGATCGTGCTTCTTCCGAACTTGTCCGAAAGTATACCGAGCGGCAATTGTGAAACGATGCCTCCAATTGAAAATATGGCAAGGATCATGGAAACGGACGTGAGCTCCATCCCACTGCGCAACGCATACACCGGGTACATCGCATTTAATGAAGATTCCAGGAACCCATACCCGAACGGGCCTAAAAAAGCGATCCATGCAATGGCGATTGTGCTTGTAGACCGTTTTACAAAACTTCCCGCTTCCACATTCCCCTTCATCACTTCGGGAAAATCATTTTTCAATTTAAAGACGAGCAGCCATGCAGACATGCATAATAAGCCTGAGACGATGAATGGTAATCCTTCATGGATAGTGACGAGCGGCGCAAAGAGCGGACCTACGGCAAAGCCCAAGCTGAATGACAAGCCGTATATTGCGATATTCCTGCCCAATCTATGCTGTTCCGATGTACTCGTAATCCACGTCTGTGTTGAGAAATGAAGAGCGTGATCTCCAATCCCGATGAACAATCGCAAGATGAACCAAAAAACGACATGTTTCCATAACGGGAAAAGGAGCAATGATGAAAAGACGAGAACGCCGCCAAGTACGATGACAGGTTTGTATCCGTATTTACGTAATGGCGCTTCCATGAAAGGCGACACGAGAAGCGTACCTATGTATAAGCCAGTTGCATTCAGTCCATTCAATGCACTTGATATCCCGTCACGCTCGAATATGGCTGAGATGAGCGGCAATAACATGCCTTGTGAAAAGCCTGAAATCGAAACGATGATAACAAGTATCCAAAACCGCCGCTGTTGGGCGGATAATGTAGTAAGCATAAGCAATACGCTCCTTAATTATGAGAAATTACTATACAATAGTAGCACAAGTGGAATAAGGAGGATTGGTTTGAATGAAATTCGATATGACTGAAAATGGTTTTGAAACAGAAACATCGTTCGGCAAACTGCAAATTTCCGCCAATGACAAATATGGATTCCGTCCCTACCAGCTATTAGTTTCATCCATTGCAGTATGCAGCGGAGGCGTTCTACGTAAAATCCTTGAAAGAA
This region includes:
- a CDS encoding NUDIX domain-containing protein translates to MLITKNNGFGFLDFLVVEEYEIYDYYRLAGSFAVIKCDEKFLLCYNTWRKQWELPAGNREENETPKECAIRELYEETGQIVSDLEFKGLLKVKNLSNDEVKYNPIYFNTLDELQPFQENSETSVIKLWNLKELVGYVDEVDIKIFDYIK
- a CDS encoding MFS transporter; protein product: MLTTLSAQQRRFWILVIIVSISGFSQGMLLPLISAIFERDGISSALNGLNATGLYIGTLLVSPFMEAPLRKYGYKPVIVLGGVLVFSSLLLFPLWKHVVFWFILRLFIGIGDHALHFSTQTWITSTSEQHRLGRNIAIYGLSFSLGFAVGPLFAPLVTIHEGLPFIVSGLLCMSAWLLVFKLKNDFPEVMKGNVEAGSFVKRSTSTIAIAWIAFLGPFGYGFLESSLNAMYPVYALRSGMELTSVSMILAIFSIGGIVSQLPLGILSDKFGRSTILPMTYGGGAVAFWAASMMGNSVPFVMVTVFIAGLFVGSIFSLGISYMSDLTPKNLLPTGNLLCGIFFSIGSLTGPFAGGLFLEFVEDVSYLLIISVLFGVLFIISLYGTRRKSTLT